Part of the bacterium genome is shown below.
ATTAAGGCATATCAATAAGACCAGCTTCTTGCCTTTTGTGGGCAGGTCTTAACACATCTTGAGCACATAATACAATTGGAAAGATTGGTAAATCCTCCCTTTCCTAAATCTACCTCTATATTACTTATAGTTTTGGGTATTTTTTCACAAACCCTCTCACCTGTTTTGCAAACAT
Proteins encoded:
- a CDS encoding 4Fe-4S binding protein, which codes for MEIQFLLQGSGKWEFKRTNAYVCKTGERVCEKIPKTISNIEVDLGKGGFTNLSNCIMCSRCVKTCPQKARSWSY